Proteins co-encoded in one Nitratireductor kimnyeongensis genomic window:
- a CDS encoding GGDEF domain-containing protein: MSWLQSAFDRFFKLRIWQQACFVTLFSMLAAETLTLVFYSIFFSERLLLDLVLTALITTVIAYPISYVFLRKTAMVAELVAELDMAATTDFLTGLRNRRDFMRIAGEMISSTVSSAGVVLIIDVDHFKRINDRFGHAEGDRVLVLIAEAIRQSVRANDVCARIGGEEFAVFMPGADLPLAHTICERIAITCRLVGCGANDVGISTTVSIGVAVHGPLQSLDEVIREADTMLYKAKQGGRDRVMHQPPRDIVA; encoded by the coding sequence ATGAGTTGGCTTCAGTCGGCATTCGACAGATTTTTCAAACTGCGGATCTGGCAGCAGGCCTGCTTCGTCACGCTTTTCTCGATGCTGGCTGCCGAAACGCTCACACTCGTTTTCTACTCCATCTTCTTTTCAGAGCGGCTTCTGCTTGATCTGGTGCTGACTGCGCTCATCACCACCGTAATCGCTTATCCCATCTCTTACGTCTTCCTGCGCAAGACAGCGATGGTCGCCGAACTGGTAGCGGAACTGGACATGGCGGCCACCACGGATTTTCTGACAGGTTTGCGCAACCGGCGGGATTTCATGCGGATCGCCGGTGAGATGATCAGCTCGACAGTCTCATCGGCCGGCGTTGTCCTGATTATCGATGTGGATCATTTCAAACGCATAAACGACCGTTTCGGCCATGCGGAAGGTGATCGCGTTCTTGTCCTGATCGCGGAGGCCATAAGGCAGAGCGTTCGCGCAAACGATGTCTGTGCCCGGATTGGCGGGGAAGAGTTTGCGGTTTTCATGCCGGGCGCCGATCTCCCGCTCGCGCACACGATATGCGAGCGCATTGCCATCACCTGCCGTTTGGTCGGCTGCGGCGCTAACGATGTAGGTATTTCCACAACCGTCAGCATCGGTGTTGCGGTTCACGGCCCCTTGCAATCTCTCGACGAGGTCATCAGAGAGGCCGACACGATGCTCTACAAGGCAAAACAGGGCGGCCGCGACCGCGTGATGCATCAACCTCCGCGTGATATCGTGGCGTAG